Genomic segment of Campylobacter sp. MIT 99-7217:
TTGAATCTTGCCATTTGGTAATTTGATCGAATCTTGTCTTATCTTGCCTGCAAGGGAAAAATCAGGGGCTACAAGAGTGCCTTTTTTGGCGATAGTATTTTGGTTAAACTCATCATTATCACGAAGATCACGAACATCATGACTCATACTATCCTTAGCACCGCCTGCTGCAACTGCTGTTGTAAGCACAAATTTACCTGATTTTCTTAAAGCAATGGTGATTTTAGAAATAAGCTTGTCTGTGTCTATGCGTTGAGGAGTGTCATTAACTATCCTACCAATAGCAATAACCTTTCTTTGACCCGGAGCGATATTTGCAAAAGCTGGATCTTTTAACATACTTTGTATCATTGTATCGGCTGCATTTTCAAAATCCGTTCTTTCAAGCCCTAAAGTTAAAGCATTGCCTTGCTTTTCTTGGGCTGCTGTTCCATCAGTGTAGATTGGCTTGCTTGAGCAAGCAACAACGAAAAATGCCACAAAAACACCTAAAACTAAATTTATAGTTCTCATTTTTACTCCTTGATTTAAATTTATTTTTTTACAATGGTAATTTTAAAATTTGTTGCTTCTTTATTTGCAGCTACTCTTTGCAAAATAAACTCTTGATTTGCTTTAAGCTTAATGGCTATAAATTTCTCAT
This window contains:
- the lpoB gene encoding penicillin-binding protein activator LpoB, translated to MRTINLVLGVFVAFFVVACSSKPIYTDGTAAQEKQGNALTLGLERTDFENAADTMIQSMLKDPAFANIAPGQRKVIAIGRIVNDTPQRIDTDKLISKITIALRKSGKFVLTTAVAAGGAKDSMSHDVRDLRDNDEFNQNTIAKKGTLVAPDFSLAGKIRQDSIKLPNGKIQVEYFFHLTVTDLTSGLAYWEDEKTIDKAGDKKSVSW